The following are from one region of the Cyanobium gracile PCC 6307 genome:
- a CDS encoding DUF3370 family protein: MRSVSPIGPIGVWLTLGLGLVLAQPTHAYVALMAGQKARPLNGTFNNVPVLHSNQPEEVEGPGILINTAPGYAYAAETGQPLRNAEYTFNGEFGMHLHHKYFPPNRRSISPGDRRAELTLAAILINPGVRPVHIRFEKGAVRNSFEAPYLANNLMGVKPLGPRPWNTGPGDATAVQMLRGRLDSRLTDEITIPARSRIVLFQTQLPALGIANALLRGRSDGPFQIAVVAAKARDSYNEVLAVLDEGRLAPGRVYLSRINDIHNRRIFSRVGGVALGDAYQASISHDLDIKGPLHVPFTSTDRHNFGTRDVQVNALTSRMVDSSLDNVGTYGVRFDIDLNLKGSGPYELVMSHPTLIGGQPFTAFRGSIQIQTPAGLREVHVGLRSGQSLSLGPIDLTPGVVNPVRVSLVYPADATPGHLLSVVSASQLAMVQERERQLELARAGATVRPSPPPVAPPAVTIVPPAAAVAPAPVGGTGPLVPPSQILRPAPAPGWLTPPPPLPSSNRSVLAPSPMITPMRSRSGTTAGGGTLVDRYREAVEAQQQFLRDQRGP, translated from the coding sequence TTGAGATCAGTTTCCCCCATTGGTCCCATCGGTGTCTGGCTGACGCTGGGTCTGGGCCTCGTCCTGGCGCAGCCCACCCACGCCTATGTGGCCCTGATGGCGGGTCAGAAGGCCCGGCCGCTGAACGGCACCTTCAACAACGTGCCGGTGCTGCACTCCAACCAGCCCGAGGAGGTCGAGGGGCCGGGGATCCTGATCAACACCGCGCCTGGCTATGCCTACGCCGCCGAGACAGGCCAACCGCTGCGCAATGCCGAATACACCTTCAACGGGGAGTTCGGCATGCACCTGCACCACAAGTACTTCCCCCCCAACCGCCGTTCCATCTCCCCCGGCGACCGGCGGGCGGAGCTCACCCTGGCCGCGATCCTGATCAATCCAGGCGTGCGTCCGGTGCACATCCGCTTTGAGAAGGGGGCGGTGCGTAACAGCTTCGAGGCCCCGTACCTCGCCAACAATCTGATGGGGGTCAAGCCCTTGGGTCCCCGTCCCTGGAACACCGGCCCCGGTGACGCCACCGCCGTGCAGATGCTCCGCGGCCGGCTGGACAGCCGCCTGACCGACGAGATCACGATTCCGGCCCGCAGCCGCATCGTTCTCTTCCAGACCCAGCTGCCGGCCCTCGGCATCGCCAATGCCCTGCTGCGCGGCCGCAGCGACGGCCCCTTCCAGATCGCGGTGGTGGCCGCCAAAGCGCGCGACTCCTACAACGAAGTGCTGGCCGTGCTGGATGAGGGCCGGCTGGCCCCGGGAAGGGTCTACCTCAGTCGGATCAACGACATCCACAACCGGCGCATCTTCTCCCGGGTGGGCGGGGTGGCCCTCGGCGATGCCTACCAGGCCTCGATCAGCCACGACCTCGACATCAAGGGTCCGCTGCACGTGCCCTTCACCAGCACCGACCGGCACAACTTCGGTACCCGGGACGTGCAGGTCAACGCCCTGACCAGCCGCATGGTCGATTCCTCCCTCGACAACGTCGGCACCTACGGGGTTCGCTTCGACATCGACCTGAACCTCAAGGGCAGCGGCCCCTACGAACTGGTGATGAGCCACCCCACCCTGATCGGTGGCCAGCCGTTCACGGCCTTCCGGGGTTCGATCCAGATCCAGACCCCTGCCGGCCTGCGGGAGGTGCATGTGGGCCTGCGCTCGGGACAGAGCCTGTCCCTGGGCCCGATCGACCTGACGCCCGGAGTCGTGAACCCCGTGCGGGTCAGCCTCGTCTACCCAGCCGATGCCACCCCCGGCCACCTGCTGAGCGTGGTGAGCGCCAGCCAGCTGGCCATGGTCCAGGAACGGGAGCGGCAGCTGGAGCTGGCCCGGGCCGGGGCCACCGTCCGTCCGTCCCCGCCGCCCGTCGCTCCTCCGGCGGTCACCATCGTGCCGCCGGCCGCCGCCGTCGCCCCGGCACCCGTCGGCGGCACCGGTCCCCTGGTGCCGCCGTCCCAGATCCTCCGCCCGGCACCGGCCCCTGGCTGGCTGACGCCGCCGCCGCCGCTGCCCTCGTCCAACCGCAGCGTCCTGGCCCCGTCCCCGATGATCACGCCGATGCGCAGCCGCTCGGGCACCACCGCTGGGGGTGGGACGCTGGTGGATCGCTATCGGGAGGCCGTGGAGGCCCAGCAGCAGTTCCTGCGGGACCAGCGGGGACCCTGA
- a CDS encoding sigma-70 family RNA polymerase sigma factor: MAPSPSCHQTLPPAAARRNRRVEQYRGVVRPLALHYARCSRESFEDLLQVGLLGLIRAAELYKEERRTPFEAFARPHIRGAILHYLRDAAPMVRLPRRQAELQERFNRLSRHPSLLEDPGRAITLLSGALGVTPAEWRRLELQRLLARPANLDDPSFLEAVASQTTSEPCLREEPGPSAAMLLELLDPRTKLVVRQVVLAGWSYRRLGRQMDVSPMTVKRLLHKGLEQLRRELDARGLTPGDRPDRGASAAQGC, encoded by the coding sequence ATGGCCCCCTCCCCTTCCTGCCACCAGACCCTTCCCCCCGCCGCCGCCCGCCGCAACCGGCGTGTGGAGCAGTACCGGGGCGTGGTCCGCCCCCTGGCCCTGCACTACGCCCGTTGCAGCCGGGAATCCTTCGAGGACCTGCTCCAGGTGGGGCTGCTGGGGCTGATCCGGGCCGCTGAGCTCTACAAGGAGGAACGCCGCACCCCATTTGAGGCCTTCGCCAGACCCCACATCCGCGGAGCCATCCTCCACTACCTGCGGGATGCGGCCCCGATGGTGCGACTGCCGCGGCGCCAGGCGGAGCTCCAGGAACGGTTCAACCGACTCAGCCGCCACCCCTCCCTGCTGGAGGATCCCGGCCGGGCGATCACCCTGCTCAGCGGCGCCCTGGGCGTCACCCCGGCGGAGTGGCGACGGCTGGAGCTGCAGCGGCTGCTGGCCAGGCCCGCCAACCTGGATGACCCCAGCTTTCTGGAGGCCGTGGCGTCCCAGACGACCAGCGAGCCTTGCCTCCGGGAGGAGCCGGGCCCGTCGGCGGCGATGCTGCTGGAGCTGCTGGATCCCCGCACCAAGCTGGTGGTGCGCCAGGTGGTTCTGGCGGGCTGGAGCTATCGCCGTCTCGGGCGCCAGATGGATGTCAGCCCGATGACGGTGAAACGCTTGCTGCACAAGGGGCTGGAGCAGCTGCGGCGGGAGCTGGACGCCCGCGGACTCACCCCTGGTGATCGCCCTGATCGCGGTGCATCTGCTGCTCAAGGGTGCTGA
- a CDS encoding DUF4922 domain-containing protein codes for MRAERCWQRAREVTERARRQGALVPLDTCILPVPGMEPFVVRELLSSTPRHLRQGGPRPNPFLPWDRPLQVELLEPAHVLLLNKYPVQEAHLLVITRDWRPQAGWIEASDWQAVAQVGRDTGGLWFFNSGARSGASQPHRHLQLLPRRPGEPSCPLAPLFLEQLETGKPAWSWAYRLSRRSDPLGGSDLADLYHAHARDLELGDPGRDSEPLHPYNLLFDDDWFLTVRRVREHGAGFSVNALGFAGFLLITEGSDRSWLERHGPWVLLKNVAAPRS; via the coding sequence GTGCGAGCTGAGCGCTGTTGGCAACGGGCCCGTGAGGTAACGGAGCGGGCCCGCCGCCAGGGAGCCCTGGTGCCCCTTGATACGTGCATCCTGCCGGTTCCCGGCATGGAGCCGTTCGTTGTCCGCGAGCTGCTCTCCTCCACGCCCCGACACCTGCGCCAGGGTGGGCCCCGGCCCAACCCCTTCCTGCCCTGGGACAGGCCCCTGCAGGTGGAGCTGCTGGAGCCCGCCCACGTGCTGCTGCTGAACAAGTACCCGGTGCAGGAGGCTCACCTGCTGGTGATCACCCGGGACTGGCGCCCCCAGGCCGGCTGGATCGAGGCCTCCGACTGGCAGGCGGTGGCGCAGGTGGGCCGGGACACCGGCGGGCTGTGGTTCTTCAACAGCGGCGCCCGCTCCGGCGCCAGCCAGCCCCATCGTCATCTGCAGCTGCTGCCACGCCGGCCAGGTGAGCCCAGCTGCCCCCTGGCGCCGCTGTTCCTGGAGCAGCTGGAGACGGGGAAGCCCGCCTGGAGCTGGGCCTACCGCCTGAGCCGGCGCAGCGACCCCCTGGGCGGGTCCGATCTGGCGGATCTCTACCACGCCCATGCCAGGGATCTGGAGCTGGGGGATCCGGGCCGAGACAGCGAGCCCCTGCACCCCTACAACCTGCTCTTCGACGACGACTGGTTCCTGACCGTGCGTCGGGTGCGGGAGCACGGGGCCGGCTTCAGCGTCAATGCCCTGGGCTTCGCCGGCTTCCTGCTGATCACCGAGGGCTCCGACAGGAGCTGGCTGGAACGGCATGGCCCCTGGGTCCTGCTGAAGAATGTGGCCGCCCCCCGCTCCTGA
- a CDS encoding SpoIID/LytB domain-containing protein: MHPLWISAVSRHITAAIVAFRATGRRLLQGCRRHPILLTAPLAVVAVGAGFAAQELIPAGASRSDPDLLEALIAQPREVSQTDTGASEAPDRDLLAAASLQAQRTSLSDPDPALVEPEAGAEVPLEIRVALLGASPSPRLGASGVWRLVDRDGRPVQEGGPADTPDLAAAMDGRAEVWMETGSDHVLQVDGRPYEGRLRVLRGSQGLQLVNHVSLERYISSVVGAEMPSSWNMEALKAQAVAARSYAMAHMARPASAHWHLGDTTRWQAYRGLGSVTARTRQATASTSGVILSYQGGIVESLYAATTRITQEAHGHLGASMSQHGAQDLAEQGLRYNEILGRYYRGASLARLQAGAS, encoded by the coding sequence ATGCACCCTTTGTGGATCTCCGCCGTGAGCCGGCACATCACGGCCGCCATCGTCGCTTTCCGCGCCACCGGCCGGCGACTGCTGCAGGGTTGTCGCCGCCACCCGATCCTGCTCACCGCCCCCCTGGCCGTCGTGGCAGTGGGGGCCGGTTTCGCTGCCCAGGAGCTGATCCCGGCGGGGGCCTCCCGCTCGGATCCCGACCTCCTCGAAGCCCTGATCGCCCAGCCCCGGGAGGTCTCCCAGACGGACACCGGGGCCAGCGAAGCCCCGGACAGGGATCTGCTGGCGGCGGCGTCCCTGCAGGCCCAGCGCACCAGCCTGAGCGATCCCGACCCGGCCCTGGTGGAGCCGGAGGCCGGCGCGGAGGTCCCCCTCGAGATCCGGGTGGCCCTGCTGGGCGCCTCCCCTTCCCCCCGGCTGGGCGCCAGCGGCGTCTGGAGGCTGGTCGACCGGGACGGGCGCCCCGTCCAGGAGGGCGGTCCCGCCGACACCCCCGACCTGGCGGCGGCCATGGACGGACGGGCCGAGGTCTGGATGGAGACGGGGTCCGACCACGTCCTGCAGGTGGACGGCCGTCCCTACGAAGGCCGGCTGAGGGTGCTGCGCGGATCCCAGGGCCTTCAGCTGGTGAACCACGTCTCCCTGGAGCGCTACATCAGTTCGGTGGTGGGTGCGGAAATGCCCAGCAGCTGGAACATGGAGGCCCTCAAGGCCCAGGCCGTGGCGGCCCGGTCCTACGCCATGGCCCACATGGCCCGTCCGGCCAGTGCCCACTGGCATCTGGGCGACACCACCCGCTGGCAGGCCTACCGGGGCCTGGGCAGCGTCACCGCCCGCACCCGCCAGGCCACCGCCAGCACCTCCGGGGTGATCCTCAGCTACCAGGGGGGCATCGTCGAAAGCCTCTACGCGGCCACCACCCGCATCACCCAGGAGGCCCATGGCCATCTGGGGGCCAGCATGAGCCAGCACGGCGCCCAGGATCTGGCGGAGCAGGGACTGCGGTACAACGAGATCCTCGGGCGCTACTACCGGGGCGCCTCCCTGGCCCGACTGCAGGCCGGTGCGAGCTGA
- a CDS encoding NAD(P)H-dependent glycerol-3-phosphate dehydrogenase: MSLRITVLGRGAWGGTLLRLWERQGHQLRSWSRRDGGDPAALLQDCDLVVVAVSMVGVTPLGLGLQGHWPQGLPLLSCSKGIDLDSLCTASQLWRRHLPALPLAVMSGPNLAEELDRGLPAASVLSSDDPALARRLQEQLRTPHLRLYTNADPIGTEAAGALKNVIALAAGISDGLGLGANAKASLLCRGLAEIAVVLQALGGQPTTLYGLAGLGDLLATANSSLSRNYRFGSLLAEGCDEATALGRIGATVEGPRTARATLALAEREGWQLPICGQVVRLLAGELEARQAVQELMQRDLRAEAAP; the protein is encoded by the coding sequence ATGAGTCTGCGCATCACCGTGCTGGGTCGGGGTGCCTGGGGCGGCACGTTGCTGCGGCTCTGGGAGCGCCAGGGGCATCAGCTCCGCAGCTGGTCGCGGCGGGATGGGGGAGACCCGGCGGCCCTTCTGCAGGACTGCGATCTGGTCGTGGTGGCCGTGTCGATGGTGGGGGTCACCCCCCTTGGCCTGGGCCTGCAGGGGCACTGGCCGCAGGGCCTGCCGCTCCTGAGCTGCAGCAAGGGCATTGACCTCGACAGCCTCTGCACCGCCAGCCAGCTCTGGCGGCGCCACCTGCCAGCGCTGCCGCTGGCGGTGATGAGCGGCCCGAATCTGGCCGAGGAGCTGGATCGGGGCCTGCCCGCGGCGAGCGTGCTCAGCAGCGACGACCCCGCGCTGGCCCGCCGGTTGCAGGAGCAGCTGCGGACCCCGCACCTGCGGCTCTACACGAACGCCGATCCGATCGGCACCGAGGCGGCGGGAGCCCTCAAGAACGTGATCGCCCTGGCCGCCGGCATCAGTGACGGGCTGGGCCTGGGGGCGAACGCCAAGGCCTCCCTGCTGTGCCGGGGTCTGGCGGAGATCGCCGTCGTGCTCCAGGCTCTCGGCGGCCAGCCCACCACTCTCTACGGGCTGGCGGGCCTGGGGGACCTGCTGGCCACGGCCAACAGCAGCCTCAGCCGTAACTACCGCTTCGGCAGCCTGCTGGCCGAGGGCTGCGACGAGGCCACCGCCCTCGGCCGCATCGGCGCCACCGTGGAGGGGCCCCGCACCGCCCGTGCCACCCTGGCCCTGGCCGAGCGGGAGGGGTGGCAACTGCCCATCTGCGGGCAGGTGGTGCGCCTGCTGGCGGGGGAGCTGGAGGCCCGCCAGGCGGTGCAGGAGCTGATGCAGCGCGACCTGCGGGCCGAAGCGGCCCCCTGA
- a CDS encoding SDR family NAD(P)-dependent oxidoreductase, giving the protein MALPSCAIPLPAMTTATHPCWHDWEGQALIVGPGGIGRALAAELARRAPGLQIRSAGRRGADIPLDLADDPSLAALAARAPGELAPLRVVINTAGLLHDGPLQPEKRLSQVNRQALERSFAVNAFGPLLLAQAIEAALPRDRPVHFASLSARVGSIGDNRLGGWYAYRAAKAAQNQLLRTLAIEWQRRLPQACVTLLHPGTTATPLSAPFGRSVPPTALFSPERAAGHLLDVLEGQTPAGSGAFLAWDGSPVPW; this is encoded by the coding sequence ATGGCCCTGCCATCATGCGCCATCCCCCTGCCCGCCATGACGACCGCCACCCACCCCTGCTGGCACGACTGGGAGGGTCAGGCCCTGATCGTGGGTCCGGGGGGCATCGGCCGGGCGCTGGCGGCCGAGCTGGCCCGACGGGCGCCGGGCCTGCAGATCCGCAGCGCCGGCCGCCGCGGCGCGGACATCCCGCTCGATCTGGCCGATGACCCCAGCCTGGCCGCGCTGGCCGCCCGTGCCCCCGGCGAGCTCGCGCCGCTCCGGGTCGTGATCAACACCGCCGGGCTGCTGCACGACGGTCCCCTGCAACCGGAGAAGCGCCTCTCCCAGGTGAACCGCCAGGCCCTGGAGCGCAGCTTCGCCGTCAATGCCTTCGGCCCGCTGCTGCTGGCCCAGGCGATCGAGGCCGCCCTGCCTCGCGACCGGCCGGTGCACTTCGCCAGCCTTTCGGCCCGGGTGGGCAGCATCGGCGATAACCGCCTCGGCGGCTGGTACGCCTACCGGGCGGCGAAGGCGGCCCAGAACCAGCTGCTGCGCACCCTGGCGATCGAGTGGCAGCGCCGCCTCCCCCAGGCCTGCGTGACCCTGCTCCATCCCGGCACCACCGCTACCCCGCTCTCAGCCCCCTTCGGCCGCTCCGTGCCGCCCACGGCCCTGTTCAGCCCGGAGCGGGCCGCCGGCCACCTGCTCGATGTGCTGGAGGGCCAGACGCCTGCCGGCAGCGGCGCCTTCCTCGCCTGGGACGGCTCGCCGGTGCCCTGGTGA
- a CDS encoding DUF2237 family protein, with the protein MVASAPQPPAESRNVLGEPLQECGCAPLTGWFRDGYCHADPGDLGRHTVCCVVNEPFLTYSRAQGNDLSTPMPAYNFPGLRPGDHWCVCAARWLEAYEDGMAPPVRLESSALSTLEVIPLDVLRSHAA; encoded by the coding sequence TTGGTCGCCTCCGCCCCGCAGCCCCCTGCCGAAAGCCGCAACGTGCTGGGAGAACCGTTGCAGGAGTGCGGGTGTGCGCCGCTCACCGGATGGTTCAGGGACGGCTACTGCCATGCCGATCCCGGTGATCTCGGCCGGCACACGGTCTGCTGTGTGGTGAACGAACCGTTTCTCACCTACAGCCGCGCCCAGGGCAACGACCTGTCGACGCCGATGCCGGCCTACAACTTCCCCGGCCTGCGCCCCGGGGATCACTGGTGCGTCTGCGCCGCCCGCTGGCTGGAGGCCTATGAGGACGGCATGGCCCCCCCCGTACGGCTGGAGAGCTCCGCCCTCTCCACCTTGGAGGTGATCCCCCTGGACGTCCTGCGCAGCCACGCCGCCTGA
- a CDS encoding small RNA NsiR4-regulated ssr1528 family protein yields MAIAGPGGVDDAIAAGVDLDGSPIPAAMLALYGEVMELESRRARSGVKKSMRNRIVRTGAKHMDRLTLDQRLREAGWEGLKDKEIAFFYS; encoded by the coding sequence ATGGCCATCGCAGGACCCGGCGGCGTCGATGACGCCATCGCGGCGGGCGTGGATCTGGACGGTTCCCCGATCCCGGCCGCCATGCTCGCCCTCTACGGCGAAGTGATGGAGCTGGAGAGCCGCCGGGCCCGCAGCGGGGTGAAGAAGTCGATGCGCAACCGCATCGTCCGAACCGGCGCCAAGCACATGGATCGACTCACCCTCGACCAGCGCCTGCGGGAAGCGGGCTGGGAGGGCCTCAAGGACAAGGAGATCGCCTTCTTCTACAGCTGA
- the metH gene encoding methionine synthase — protein MVVTAAIHHPTDRIGFLDWLHGPTRPVLVFDGATGTSLQEMNLTAEDFGGAALEGCNENLVFTRPDAVQAVHRQFLEVGCDVIETDTFGAASIVLAEYGLEDQAFAINRRAAELAREMAAAYSTPEKPRFVAGSMGPTTKLPTLGHIDFDTMKASFREQAAGLIAGDVDLFIVETCQDVLQIKAALQGIEEAFAAAGERRPLMVSVTMETTGTMLVGSDIAAVVAILEPFPIDVLGLNCATGPEQMKEHIRYLSQHSPFVVSCIPNAGLPENIGGVAHYRLTPTEMRMQLMHFVEDLGVQVIGGCCGTTPAHIGALAELASGLKPAPREVRQPRQRLERPPLHYEPAVASIYGVTPYFQDNSFLIIGERLNASGSKKVRELLNAEDWDGLVAVARGQVKENAHVLDVNVDYVGRNGVKDMNDLVSRLVTNVNLPLMLDSTEWQKMEAGLKVAGGKCILNSTNYEDGDERFFKVLELARDYGAGVVVGTIDEEGMARTAERKFAIAQRAYRDALEFGLPAHEIFYDPLALPISTGIEEDRANAAATIEAIRRIRQDLPGVHVVLGVSNVSFGLSPAARIVLNSVFLHDCCAAGMDAAIVSPAKILPLAKISEEHQQICRDLIHDRRRFEDGICVHDPLTLLTSEFEGVSAREARASGPSLADLPLEERLKQHIIDGERIGLEAALQEALAEHPPLKIINTFLLDGMKVVGELFGSGQMQLPFVLQSAETMKAAVAFLEPHMERQEGESSSKGKFLIATVKGDVHDIGKNLVDIILTNNGYEVVNLGIKQSVDAIVEAQRQHRADCIAMSGLLVKSTAFMKDNLETFNEVGISVPVILGGAALTPRFVNGDCRQAYRGQVIYGRDAFADLRFMDALMEAKAAGRWDDHRGFLDGAPEGLGLAEPPSVAAAADPDEATVVAGEDPAPAGSGAAGTVAAGNDDRSAAVPAEPAIAPPFWGTRVLTEAEINLDDVFAYLDRNALFAGQWQLRKTQQQSREAYEAMLAEKAEPVLQEWLGRCRREGLLTPRVAYGYFPCGRAGNELVVFDPTAMADGAPATGGGGELGRFALPRQRSGNRYCIADFYRDLEAGPDGALRPADVLPMQAVTMGEGATSFAQELFRADRYSDYLYFHGLAVQMAEALAEWTHARIRREMGFAADEPTALRDVLAQRYRGSRYSFGYPACPNVADSRQQLAWLGADRIGLTMDESDQLEPEQSTTALVALHSQARYFSA, from the coding sequence ATGGTCGTCACCGCCGCCATCCACCACCCCACCGACCGCATCGGCTTCCTCGACTGGCTGCACGGTCCCACCCGGCCGGTGCTCGTCTTCGACGGCGCCACGGGCACCTCCCTGCAGGAGATGAACCTGACGGCCGAGGATTTCGGTGGTGCGGCCCTGGAGGGCTGCAACGAGAACCTGGTGTTCACCCGGCCCGATGCGGTCCAGGCGGTGCATCGCCAGTTCCTGGAGGTGGGTTGCGACGTGATCGAGACCGACACGTTCGGGGCCGCCTCGATCGTGCTGGCCGAGTACGGACTGGAGGACCAGGCCTTCGCCATCAACCGCCGGGCCGCCGAGCTCGCCCGCGAGATGGCCGCCGCCTACAGCACGCCGGAGAAGCCACGGTTCGTGGCCGGCTCGATGGGGCCCACCACCAAACTGCCCACTCTCGGCCACATCGACTTCGACACGATGAAGGCCTCGTTCCGCGAGCAGGCCGCCGGCCTGATTGCCGGTGACGTCGACCTGTTCATTGTCGAGACCTGCCAGGACGTGCTGCAGATCAAGGCGGCCCTGCAGGGGATCGAGGAGGCCTTCGCCGCCGCCGGGGAACGGCGGCCCCTGATGGTCTCGGTGACCATGGAGACCACCGGCACCATGCTGGTCGGCTCCGACATCGCCGCCGTCGTGGCGATCCTGGAGCCCTTCCCGATCGACGTGCTCGGCCTCAACTGCGCCACGGGCCCGGAGCAGATGAAGGAGCACATCCGCTACCTGAGCCAGCACAGTCCGTTTGTGGTGAGCTGCATTCCCAATGCGGGGCTGCCGGAGAACATCGGCGGCGTAGCCCACTACCGGCTCACCCCCACCGAGATGCGGATGCAGCTGATGCACTTCGTCGAGGATCTCGGCGTGCAGGTGATCGGCGGCTGCTGCGGCACCACTCCCGCCCACATCGGCGCCCTGGCGGAGCTCGCCTCCGGCCTGAAACCCGCCCCCCGCGAGGTGCGGCAGCCCCGGCAGCGGCTGGAGCGGCCGCCGCTCCACTACGAGCCAGCGGTGGCCTCGATCTATGGCGTCACCCCCTACTTCCAGGACAACTCCTTCCTGATCATCGGCGAGCGGCTCAATGCCAGCGGCTCGAAGAAGGTGCGCGAACTGCTCAATGCCGAGGACTGGGATGGCCTGGTGGCGGTGGCCCGGGGCCAGGTGAAGGAGAACGCCCATGTGCTCGATGTGAACGTCGACTACGTGGGGCGCAACGGGGTGAAGGACATGAACGATCTGGTGAGCCGCCTGGTCACCAACGTCAACCTGCCGCTGATGCTCGACTCCACCGAGTGGCAGAAGATGGAGGCCGGCCTCAAGGTGGCCGGCGGCAAGTGCATTCTCAACTCCACCAACTACGAGGACGGCGACGAGCGCTTCTTCAAGGTGCTCGAACTGGCCCGTGACTACGGCGCCGGCGTGGTCGTGGGCACGATCGACGAGGAGGGCATGGCCCGCACCGCCGAGCGCAAGTTCGCCATCGCCCAGCGGGCCTACCGGGATGCGCTCGAGTTCGGCCTGCCGGCCCACGAGATCTTCTACGACCCCCTCGCCCTGCCCATCTCCACCGGTATCGAGGAGGACCGGGCCAACGCGGCCGCCACGATCGAGGCGATCCGCCGGATCCGCCAGGACCTTCCCGGCGTCCATGTGGTGCTGGGGGTCAGCAACGTCAGCTTCGGGCTGTCCCCGGCCGCCCGCATCGTGCTGAATTCGGTCTTCCTGCACGACTGTTGCGCCGCGGGCATGGATGCGGCGATCGTCAGCCCGGCGAAGATTCTCCCCCTGGCGAAGATCAGCGAGGAGCACCAGCAGATCTGCCGCGATCTGATCCACGACCGGCGGCGTTTCGAGGACGGCATCTGCGTCCACGATCCCCTCACCCTGCTGACCAGCGAGTTCGAGGGGGTGAGCGCCAGGGAGGCCCGGGCCTCAGGGCCCTCGCTGGCCGATCTGCCGCTGGAGGAGCGGCTCAAGCAGCACATCATCGACGGCGAGCGCATCGGCCTGGAGGCCGCCCTGCAGGAGGCCCTGGCGGAGCATCCGCCGCTGAAGATCATCAACACCTTCCTGCTGGATGGCATGAAGGTGGTGGGTGAACTGTTCGGCTCCGGGCAGATGCAGCTGCCTTTCGTGCTGCAGAGTGCCGAAACCATGAAGGCGGCCGTCGCCTTTCTCGAACCGCACATGGAGCGCCAGGAAGGCGAATCCAGCAGCAAGGGCAAGTTTCTGATCGCCACCGTCAAGGGCGACGTTCATGACATCGGCAAGAACCTGGTGGACATCATCCTCACCAACAATGGCTATGAGGTGGTGAATCTGGGCATCAAGCAGAGCGTCGACGCGATCGTCGAGGCCCAGCGGCAGCACAGGGCCGACTGCATCGCCATGAGCGGCCTGCTGGTGAAATCCACCGCCTTCATGAAGGACAACCTCGAAACCTTCAATGAGGTCGGCATCTCTGTGCCCGTCATCCTCGGCGGGGCGGCGCTGACGCCGCGCTTCGTCAATGGCGACTGCCGCCAGGCCTACCGGGGCCAGGTGATTTACGGCCGGGACGCCTTCGCCGACCTGCGGTTCATGGATGCCCTGATGGAGGCCAAGGCGGCCGGCCGCTGGGACGACCACCGGGGTTTCCTCGACGGCGCTCCCGAAGGCCTGGGGCTGGCTGAGCCCCCGTCTGTGGCGGCGGCGGCCGATCCGGACGAGGCGACCGTGGTGGCTGGGGAAGACCCAGCGCCGGCCGGGTCTGGGGCAGCTGGGACGGTGGCGGCCGGCAACGACGACCGCTCCGCGGCGGTGCCGGCAGAACCGGCCATCGCACCGCCCTTCTGGGGCACCCGGGTGCTCACCGAGGCCGAGATCAACCTTGACGACGTCTTCGCCTACCTGGATCGCAACGCCCTCTTCGCCGGCCAGTGGCAACTGCGCAAGACCCAGCAGCAGAGCCGGGAGGCCTACGAGGCGATGCTCGCCGAGAAGGCGGAACCGGTGCTGCAGGAGTGGCTCGGCCGCTGCCGCCGGGAGGGCCTGCTCACCCCCCGGGTGGCCTACGGCTACTTCCCCTGCGGCCGCGCCGGCAATGAGCTGGTGGTGTTCGATCCGACGGCGATGGCCGACGGGGCACCGGCCACCGGCGGCGGCGGCGAGCTGGGGCGTTTTGCCCTGCCGCGCCAGCGCAGCGGCAACCGCTACTGCATCGCCGACTTCTACCGCGACCTGGAGGCCGGCCCGGACGGCGCCCTGCGGCCCGCGGACGTGCTGCCGATGCAGGCCGTCACCATGGGCGAAGGGGCCACCAGCTTCGCCCAGGAGCTCTTCCGGGCTGATCGCTACAGCGACTACCTCTACTTCCACGGTCTGGCGGTCCAGATGGCCGAGGCGCTCGCCGAATGGACCCATGCCCGCATCCGCCGGGAGATGGGATTCGCCGCCGACGAGCCCACGGCCCTCCGGGACGTGCTGGCCCAGCGCTACCGGGGCAGCCGCTACTCCTTCGGCTATCCCGCCTGCCCGAACGTGGCTGACTCCCGCCAGCAGCTCGCCTGGCTGGGCGCCGACCGCATCGGCCTGACGATGGACGAGAGCGACCAGCTGGAGCCGGAGCAGAGCACCACTGCCCTGGTGGCCCTCCACAGCCAGGCCCGGTACTTCAGCGCCTGA